A DNA window from Hordeum vulgare subsp. vulgare chromosome 1H, MorexV3_pseudomolecules_assembly, whole genome shotgun sequence contains the following coding sequences:
- the LOC123439173 gene encoding mediator of RNA polymerase II transcription subunit 31 — MDAMEEDTPPAPPLPPPPTTGAKQPPYKDPDDGRQRFLLELEFIQCLANPIYINYLAQNRYFEDEAFIGYLKYLKYWQRPEYIKYIMYPHCLFFLELLQNANFRNAMAHPASKEVAHRQQYFFWKNYRNNRLKHILPRPPPEPTPAPAPAPVPTPPPVPAAPSSLPTMSAVGASAMPPMQFIGTPGTNNPKNDMRNVMGGRKRKMG; from the exons ATGGATGCCATGGAGGAGGATACGCCTCCCGCGCCACCGCTACCGCCACCGCCTACGAC GGGCGCGAAGCAGCCGCCGTACAAGGATCCTGACGACGGGAGGCAGCGGTTCCTCCTGGAGCTGGAGTTCATCCAGTGCCTGGCCAACCCCATCTACATCAACT ACCTAGCGCAGAATCGGTACTTTGAGGATGAGGCGTTTATCGGGTATCTCAAGTACCTCAAGTATTGGCAGCGTCCGGAGTACATCAAATACATAAT GTATCCGCACTGCCTTTTCTTTCTTGAGCTCCTCCAAAATGCAAATTTCCGAAACGCAATGGCACATCCAGCAAGCAAG GAAGTTGCTCATAGGCAGCAATATTTCTTCTGGAAAAACTACAGGAACAATAGACTGAAGCACATCCTGCCCCGTCCTCCTCCTGAACCAACTCCTGCGCCTGCACCAGCACCAGTGCCAACGCCTCCGCCTGTTCCTGCAGCACCATCATCTTTGCCAACTATGTCAGCTGTTGGTGCATCTGCAATGCCCCCCATGCAGTTTATAGGAACTCCTGGCACCAACAACCcaaagaatgacatgagaaatgTTATGGGTGGTAGAAAGAGAAA GATGGGCTAG
- the LOC123439185 gene encoding RNA-binding KH domain-containing protein PEPPER-like: MHTQISCTSSSPSFHLTGLSTPEAAVHTQTLAVATAASSAMDDPAAAATAAATEVGAPASPPPPASEEADASAEAEAVPEAKRWPGWPGDNVFRMVVPVLKVGSIIGRKGELIKRLVEETKARVRVLEGPVGATERIVLVSAKEDPGLELPPAMDALIRVFKRVNGISDGAAEGTQTSAAPGVCAARLVVPGAQAINLIGKQGASIKAIQEGTGATIRVISVDERDRPFYVTDDERIVEIQGETEKVLKALQAVSNHLRKFLVDHSVLPLFEKTNAPVSQDRSAETWNDMPHHSIVSTQVNQQPEVRDEYVLPMKRDHLYLEREPLVEHNIHRSGVSLYGRDPALSALRPSGMHGAGPLLTQITQTMQIPLTYAEDIIGVKGANIAYIRANSGAVVTIQESLGSPDDITVEIKGTSSQVQSAQQLIQDSLAAHREPVRSSYAGLDPLYRSSYPQYGSSAYPSSSLPSYSSIDGSGYSSSGLGGYGSTYRY; encoded by the exons ATGCACACCCAGATCTCGTGCACCTCCTCATCCCCTTCCTTCCACTTGACAGGTCTTTCCACACCCGAGGCTGCAGTCcacacccaaaccctagccgtcgcGACGGCAGCTTCCAGCGCCATGGACGACCCCGCCGCCGCAGCTACCGCCGCCGCCACGGAGGTTGGTGCGCCTGcatcgccgccccctccggcctcTGAGGAGGCTGATGCCTcggcggaggcggaggccgtCCCGGAGGCGAAGAGATGGCCTGGGTGGCCGGGGGATAACGTGTTCCGGATGGTTGTGCCCGTGCTGAAGGTCGGGAGCATCATCGGGCGGAAGGGCGAGCTCATCAAGCGTCTCGTCGAGGAGACCAAGGCCAGGGTCCGCGTTCTCGAGGGCCCTGTCGGCGCCACCGAGCGCATT GTTTTGGTGTCTGCAAAAGAAGATCCAGGCTTGGAGCTGCCTCCAGCTATGGACGCGCTGATTAGAGTGTTTAAACGTGTCAATGGAATATCAGATGGAGCTGCTGAAGGTACCCAGACATCTGCTGCCCCTGGTGTATGTGCTGCCCGGTTGGTGGTTCCTGGAGCTCAAGCAATTAACCTCATTGGGAAGCAAGGTGCTTCAATTAAGGCAATCCAGGAGGGCACGGGTGCTACAATAAGGGTTATATCAGTAG ATGAGCGAGATCGGCCTTTCTATGTAACTGACGATGAGAGGATAGTTGAGATACAGGGCGAAACAGAGAAAGTTCTAAAAGCACTGCAAGCAGTTTCTAATCATCTCCGGAAGTTTTTGGTTGACCATAGTGTCCTTCCATTGTTCGAAAAGACT AATGCCCCAGTGAGTCAAGATCGCAGTGCTGAAACTTGGAATGATATGCCGCATCATTCAATTGTTTCCACACAAGTAAATCAACAACCTGAAGTGCGCGATGAATATGTTCTTCCAATGAAAAGGGACCATTTGTATCTTGAACGCGAACCGCTGGTAGAACATAACATTCATCGCTCAGGCGTGTCACTATATGGACGAGATCCTGCATTGTCAGCATTACGGCCTTCTGGAATGCATGGTGCTGGCCCTCTACTTACGCAG ATAACACAAACCATGCAAATCCCACTTACATATGCGGAAGATATCATAGGGGTCAAAGGAGCAAACATTGCATACATACGGGCTAACAGTGGTGCTGTTGTCACAATTCAAGAGAGTTTGGGAAGCCCTGATGATATAACTGTTGAAATAAAGGGGACGTCGTCCCAGGTACAATCTGCCCAACAGCTTATCCAG GATTCCCTGGCTGCGCACAGAGAACCTGTGAGGAGCAGTTATGCAGGATTAGATCCGTTATATAGGTCCAGCTACCCGCAGTATGGCAGCTCGGCCTACCCGTCATCGTCACTGCCATCTTATTCAAGCATTGACGGGAGTGGATATTCGTCTTCAGGTCTTGGTGGTTACGGTTCCACTTACCGGTACTAG